A genomic segment from Spinacia oleracea cultivar Varoflay chromosome 3, BTI_SOV_V1, whole genome shotgun sequence encodes:
- the LOC110793049 gene encoding uncharacterized protein: protein MITYYQNWATQLLKEYLFEYPWVPCTSVVCGIFACRLVYNLSQLINGICFKHYSTLPKMKKIEWDNRAISTVHAIFITALSIYLAFGSDLYSDDLQRGPILFRSSTLSTFILGVSVGYFLSDLAMIFWFRPSLGGMEYVLHHLLSMAALAYAMLTGSGQFYTYIVLLSEITTPGINLRWYLDAVGMKKSKAYVVNGVAIFLTWLVARVLLFMYVYFHIYVHYEQIKLLSHFGYFLILIAPVVLGGLNLMWFVKITKGMIKTLSAKKD from the exons ATGATAACATACTATCAGAATTGGGCTACTCAGCTGTTGAAAGAGTATCTGTTTGAATATCCATGGGTTCCATGTACTTCCGTAGTATGTGGTATTTTCGCCTGCAGATTG GTATACAATTTGTCTCAATTGATCAATGGTATCTGCTTCAAACACTACTCTACCCTTCCGAAGATGAAAAAAATTGAGTGGGATAACAG GGCTATATCAACTGTTCATGCAATCTTTATTACAGCTTTGTCGATTTATTTGGCATTCGGGTCAGATCTTTATTCTGACGACCTACAACGTGGGCCTATTCTATTTCGAAGTTCAACGTTGTCGACATTTATATTAGGG GTTTCAGTTGGATACTTCCTTTCTGATCTTGCCATGATATTTTGGTTTCGTCCTTCTTTGGGTGGAATGGAATAT GTGCTTCATCATCTTCTGTCCATGGCAGCACTAGCATATGCTATGTTGACCGGATCGGGGCAATTCTATACCTATATAGTTCTTCTTTCTGAGATAACAACACCAGGGATCAATTTGAGATG GTATCTAGATGCAGTTGGGATGAAAAAATCTAAAGCCTATGTTGTCAATGGAGTGGCTATATTCTTAACTTGGCTG GTTGCTAGGGTTCTTTTGTTTATGTACGTGTACTTCCACATCTATGTGCATTATGAACAG ATCAAGCTGCTGTCACACTTTGGATATTTCCTCATTCTAATAGCCCCGGTTGTGCTTGGAGGCTTGAATCTGATGTGGTTTGTGAAGATCACAAAAGGAATGATTAAAACATTGTCAGCCAAAAAGGATTGA
- the LOC110783564 gene encoding uncharacterized protein, with protein MPLGLILGLGRAMRRKRTSSLDILHPKRAPRNYYKGNNCKSTGFHTNKGGYVVVQEKLPIYVVPDLTDFKLKPYVSQCALNAKTTENAGALN; from the exons ATGCCATTGGGATTGATACTAGGGCTTGGAAGGGCAATGCGTAGGAAGCGTACATCATCGCTTGATATCCTCCATCCAAAGAGGGCGCCTAGGAACTACTACAAAGGAAATAATTGCAAGTCTACCGGATTCCACACAAACAAAG GTGGCTATGTTGTGGTGCAAGAAAAGCTGCCTATCTATGTTGTGCCTGATCTTACGGATTTCAAG CTCAAACCATATGTTTCTCAATGTGCACTGAACGCAAAGACGACGGAGAATGCTGGTGCGTTAAATTAG